Proteins co-encoded in one Bremerella sp. TYQ1 genomic window:
- a CDS encoding HAD family phosphatase produces MSSTLQFFYFDLGKVLLDFDHDIACRQLAEVLGTTPDVILDDVFHSGEQWKYERGEITTLDLHRWLCDRYDVDAKLEDVCHAASHIFEPIPGSVEIAMRLHAAGHRLGILSNTCDAHWEYCLEKPFPFLHDLFPIHALSFRLSAMKPDAEIYLQAAQLCGVSPEAIFFVDDRADNVEGAKRAGYDAVLFQGPQSLHDALVARGVSF; encoded by the coding sequence ATGAGTTCCACCCTGCAGTTCTTCTATTTCGATCTCGGCAAAGTCCTGCTCGACTTCGACCACGACATCGCATGTCGGCAATTGGCCGAGGTGTTGGGGACGACTCCTGATGTCATCCTCGACGATGTCTTCCACTCCGGCGAACAGTGGAAATACGAGCGGGGCGAGATCACCACGCTCGATCTTCATCGGTGGCTGTGTGACCGCTACGACGTCGACGCGAAGTTGGAAGACGTCTGCCATGCCGCGTCGCATATCTTCGAACCGATTCCAGGGTCCGTGGAGATCGCCATGCGACTGCACGCCGCAGGGCATCGGTTGGGCATACTGTCCAACACGTGCGATGCCCATTGGGAATATTGCCTGGAAAAACCGTTTCCCTTTCTGCACGATCTGTTTCCAATTCACGCTCTCAGCTTTCGCTTAAGTGCGATGAAGCCAGACGCAGAGATCTACTTGCAAGCGGCACAGCTTTGTGGGGTTTCTCCGGAAGCGATCTTCTTTGTGGATGATCGTGCCGATAATGTCGAAGGTGCCAAGCGTGCCGGTTATGACGCCGTTTTGTTCCAGGGACCGCAGTCGCTGCACGACGCTTTGGTGGCCCGCGGCGTCTCTTTCTAA
- a CDS encoding response regulator — translation MASVSPSLQKQVLHVDDDETFLKLVNRRLTSAGYEVTSLSRPESALKHLLNHNCRVCILDIDMPRLNGLELLNEIKSYDGGIQVIMMTGLVSQMTVLESLRGGAEACFFKPMTDFAPLVDALDATFVKAERWWRSLHELQNRRLSELGDTRVATAR, via the coding sequence ATGGCATCCGTATCACCATCGTTACAGAAGCAAGTGCTGCACGTCGACGACGACGAGACGTTCTTGAAACTTGTGAATCGTCGTTTGACGAGTGCCGGCTACGAAGTGACGTCGCTTTCGCGACCTGAATCGGCACTAAAACACCTGTTGAATCATAACTGTCGCGTTTGCATTCTCGACATCGATATGCCGCGGCTGAATGGTTTAGAACTGCTTAACGAAATCAAATCGTACGACGGCGGCATTCAGGTCATCATGATGACTGGGCTTGTGTCGCAGATGACGGTTTTGGAATCGCTTCGCGGCGGTGCGGAAGCCTGTTTCTTCAAGCCAATGACCGACTTCGCGCCCCTGGTCGATGCCTTGGATGCAACATTCGTCAAAGCGGAACGCTGGTGGCGATCGCTTCACGAGTTGCAGAACCGAAGGCTAAGCGAATTGGGCGATACCCGGGTGGCAACGGCTCGCTAG
- a CDS encoding chemotaxis protein CheA, which produces MSNQVDTNDELLLAFIDESLHSMHGLADQITAYLANPANADPINGVFRTVHSIKGNAGFFGLSAIKKFAHSVENTLDDIRNQKLTLTEDLNRALIDAFDRLNSLLQQVEQNSCQDELTTEELALLERIADLASASEGGASSEDAMLRELQELALEMNAAGFPESLRWSEKLTSLLGESAEEESADEGAAILPDAVLEESYALEDQDLTSFIHDVAKAFVWPADGSWNDDNSNQVVDRLADFAMLCQQHGKEQDQAKLQAALKDFKVLYESPIGVDQGLLSVVWDQTAAVIGHFKPQPVALPEPEAEPTKPTEAAAPAENNTSANASQAKRARSIRVNENHLDRFLDDVSALFITCERLKDVQSRMAVSETIGELVEELRQINVTFSTQANELQKSVVSLRKVPVRGLLSKFPPMARKLASDLGKQIDVHIEGDEVEVDKSLIEDLDSPLTHMIRNVADHAIETPEERLARGVGEAGNLWIKAETTRTHVVITIQDDGRGIDAARIRQKAIDKKIMPIEQLNNMSDAEAVDLIFHPGFSTAEKITDVSGRGVGMDVVRTTIRDHDGDVHVKSAVGVGTTFTIEIPIRQAVLVIEGLLVGADKEQFVLPFENIREVMEIDAADIKTCHGLPMTVVRGQTVSVMSLAEQMELCYDTNWEEKQRHHAVLVASKQGAACLLVDRVIGKRKVVVNDLQNLLENCNRIGGVAQLGGGHLSLVVSVPELVKGMTPSIVA; this is translated from the coding sequence ATGTCGAATCAAGTGGATACCAACGACGAATTGCTGTTAGCGTTCATCGATGAATCGCTGCACTCGATGCATGGACTTGCCGATCAAATTACCGCCTACCTGGCTAATCCGGCCAATGCGGATCCGATCAACGGCGTGTTCCGGACAGTGCACTCCATTAAGGGGAACGCCGGGTTCTTCGGGCTATCGGCGATCAAGAAGTTCGCCCACTCCGTGGAAAACACACTCGACGATATTCGTAATCAAAAGCTGACCCTCACGGAAGACTTAAACCGTGCGCTGATCGATGCGTTCGATCGGTTGAACTCTTTGCTGCAACAAGTCGAGCAAAACAGTTGTCAGGATGAGCTGACCACCGAAGAGCTCGCTTTGCTGGAACGCATTGCCGATCTGGCCTCGGCTTCCGAAGGGGGAGCCTCCAGCGAAGATGCCATGCTGCGCGAGCTGCAAGAGTTGGCATTAGAAATGAATGCGGCTGGTTTTCCGGAGTCGCTACGCTGGTCGGAGAAGCTGACCAGTTTGCTAGGTGAGTCGGCAGAAGAGGAATCAGCCGACGAAGGCGCAGCGATTCTGCCAGACGCGGTCTTGGAAGAGTCGTATGCGTTGGAAGATCAAGACCTGACATCGTTTATTCATGACGTTGCGAAAGCGTTTGTTTGGCCAGCCGATGGTTCCTGGAACGACGATAACTCAAACCAGGTCGTCGACCGCCTCGCCGATTTTGCAATGCTTTGCCAGCAACATGGTAAAGAGCAAGATCAAGCCAAGCTGCAAGCAGCTCTGAAAGATTTCAAAGTTCTGTACGAGAGCCCCATTGGTGTCGATCAAGGGTTGTTGTCGGTCGTTTGGGATCAAACGGCGGCCGTCATTGGGCACTTCAAGCCGCAGCCGGTCGCTTTGCCAGAACCTGAAGCAGAGCCCACGAAGCCGACCGAAGCAGCGGCTCCAGCCGAAAACAACACCTCCGCGAATGCCTCGCAAGCGAAGCGAGCTCGTTCGATTCGTGTGAATGAAAATCACCTCGACCGATTCCTCGACGACGTATCCGCTTTGTTCATCACGTGCGAACGGCTTAAGGATGTTCAAAGTCGGATGGCGGTCTCAGAGACGATTGGCGAACTGGTCGAAGAGTTACGTCAGATCAACGTCACCTTCTCGACTCAGGCCAACGAACTGCAAAAGAGTGTCGTTTCCCTGCGAAAAGTCCCTGTGCGTGGATTGCTGTCGAAGTTTCCGCCGATGGCTCGAAAGCTGGCCAGCGACTTGGGCAAACAGATCGACGTTCATATCGAAGGAGATGAAGTCGAAGTCGACAAGTCGTTGATCGAAGACCTCGATTCGCCACTGACCCACATGATTCGGAACGTGGCCGACCATGCCATTGAAACGCCGGAAGAACGTCTCGCTCGAGGTGTCGGTGAGGCTGGCAATCTGTGGATCAAAGCAGAAACGACTCGTACGCATGTCGTCATTACCATTCAGGATGATGGCCGTGGTATCGATGCGGCACGCATTCGCCAAAAGGCGATCGATAAGAAGATCATGCCGATCGAGCAACTGAACAACATGTCAGACGCCGAGGCAGTCGATCTGATCTTCCACCCTGGCTTCTCGACCGCCGAAAAAATCACCGACGTTTCCGGCCGTGGTGTCGGTATGGATGTGGTGCGTACGACCATACGCGATCACGACGGCGACGTGCATGTTAAATCGGCCGTTGGTGTTGGGACGACATTCACCATCGAGATTCCAATTCGCCAGGCCGTGCTGGTCATTGAAGGTCTGTTGGTTGGGGCCGACAAAGAGCAGTTCGTCTTGCCATTTGAAAACATTCGCGAAGTGATGGAAATCGATGCCGCCGACATCAAGACATGCCACGGATTGCCGATGACGGTCGTTCGCGGGCAAACGGTTTCGGTCATGTCGCTCGCCGAGCAAATGGAACTTTGCTACGACACCAACTGGGAAGAAAAACAGCGGCACCATGCCGTCCTGGTTGCCAGCAAGCAAGGGGCTGCGTGTTTGTTGGTCGATCGCGTGATCGGCAAACGCAAAGTGGTTGTCAACGACCTGCAAAACCTGCTGGAGAACTGCAACCGAATTGGTGGCGTTGCCCAACTGGGTGGCGGTCATTTGTCGCTCGTCGTCAGCGTGCCGGAACTGGTTAAAGGGATGACGCCAAGTATCGTTGCTTAA